The Aureispira anguillae genome contains a region encoding:
- a CDS encoding M61 family metallopeptidase, protein MKFLALLIFLLLVSNSLFSQGNEPSEAYQYKIDLNNVQEDQLLVELTVPTSITDKDLTFKFPKIIPGTYEISDYGQFVSSLKAFDKKGREFGVERIDQNTWKIAGKKIAKITYLIQDSWDAQLREAVFEPSGTNIEALKNYVLSANGCFGFFENKEKLPYVISFDRPANFYATTSLKRIGGDFDTDIFKAQDYHELVDAPVMFCAPDTVNFKLGYGDIQISVYSPNGLVTAKDVAKRVRPMLEAQNQYLGNILPVDRYSFIIYLSPNGYPSGSVGALEHARSSLFCLLEEKPEKISKMIVDIASHEFFHMVTPLYIHSEEIHNFDFVDPKMSKHLWLYEGVIEYMAQHMQAKYDLVSNQDFMVTIRDKVRNSTRFKQGISLTEMSSNCLVEPFAKQYQNIYYKGAIVAMCLDLELLKLSKGKYDIQMLLRDLSGFYGQDTPFKDEELFDKIIEITGFKELKDFFKRYIEGTETPDYNNFVKPFGVEYFPEASINEISPLGGIENGVVKPDSLERFYISNYKKLDKFGKEGIGFQEGDVILKWDGKPFTLSTASAVLFSYMGSVKAGDNLNIVVLRRDKEGLQREVELDIEVVKIPITKKHVFKLMENPTEEQLRMRKRWLDLDK, encoded by the coding sequence ATGAAGTTTTTAGCATTACTCATTTTTCTTTTATTGGTTTCAAATTCACTTTTTTCACAAGGAAACGAACCTTCCGAAGCTTATCAATACAAAATTGATTTAAACAATGTTCAAGAGGATCAATTATTAGTTGAACTAACCGTTCCTACTAGTATTACCGATAAAGACCTGACCTTTAAATTTCCTAAAATTATTCCTGGTACTTATGAAATTTCAGATTACGGTCAATTCGTAAGTAGCCTAAAGGCCTTTGATAAAAAAGGCCGTGAATTTGGCGTTGAGCGAATAGACCAAAATACTTGGAAAATAGCAGGCAAAAAAATTGCTAAAATTACTTATTTGATTCAGGATTCTTGGGATGCGCAATTACGTGAGGCTGTATTCGAGCCTAGTGGTACCAATATTGAAGCGCTAAAAAATTATGTTTTAAGTGCCAATGGTTGTTTTGGCTTTTTTGAAAATAAAGAGAAACTTCCTTATGTTATTAGCTTTGACCGTCCTGCTAATTTTTATGCAACAACTTCTCTAAAACGCATTGGAGGAGACTTTGATACGGATATTTTCAAGGCTCAAGATTATCATGAGTTGGTGGATGCACCCGTTATGTTTTGTGCACCTGACACCGTCAATTTCAAACTAGGATATGGAGATATTCAAATTTCAGTGTATTCTCCCAACGGTCTCGTCACGGCTAAAGATGTAGCAAAAAGAGTCCGTCCTATGCTAGAAGCCCAAAACCAATACTTGGGTAATATTCTTCCTGTTGATCGATACTCATTTATTATCTACTTATCTCCAAACGGTTATCCTTCTGGTTCTGTGGGAGCACTAGAGCATGCTCGTTCTTCTTTATTTTGTTTGTTAGAAGAAAAGCCTGAGAAAATTTCTAAAATGATTGTAGATATTGCTTCTCATGAGTTTTTTCATATGGTAACCCCCTTATATATCCATTCTGAAGAAATACACAATTTTGATTTTGTCGATCCTAAAATGTCAAAACACTTGTGGCTTTATGAGGGAGTGATTGAGTACATGGCTCAACATATGCAAGCCAAATATGACTTGGTGTCCAACCAAGACTTTATGGTTACCATTCGTGACAAAGTACGAAATTCGACTCGCTTCAAACAAGGTATTTCTCTTACAGAAATGAGCTCAAATTGTTTGGTTGAACCTTTTGCTAAGCAATATCAAAACATCTATTACAAAGGGGCTATCGTCGCCATGTGTCTAGATTTAGAATTATTAAAACTATCCAAAGGCAAATACGATATTCAAATGCTTTTAAGAGATTTATCGGGCTTCTATGGTCAAGATACTCCTTTTAAAGACGAAGAACTCTTTGATAAAATTATAGAAATAACAGGCTTTAAGGAACTAAAGGATTTTTTCAAAAGATACATAGAAGGAACAGAAACACCTGATTACAACAACTTTGTAAAACCATTTGGTGTTGAATATTTTCCAGAGGCTTCTATCAATGAAATATCTCCCTTGGGTGGTATTGAAAACGGAGTTGTTAAACCCGATAGCTTAGAGCGTTTTTATATTTCTAATTACAAAAAATTAGACAAATTTGGAAAAGAGGGAATTGGATTCCAAGAAGGCGATGTTATACTTAAATGGGATGGAAAGCCTTTTACCTTAAGCACTGCCTCTGCTGTATTATTTAGTTATATGGGAAGTGTAAAAGCTGGCGACAATTTAAATATTGTTGTTTTGCGTAGAGATAAAGAAGGACTACAACGAGAAGTTGAGTTGGATATTGAAGTGGTAAAAATTCCAATTACTAAAAAACACGTTTTCAAATTAATGGAAAATCCCACGGAAGAACAATTAAGAATGCGCAAACGCTGGTTAGATTTAGACAAATAA
- a CDS encoding T9SS C-terminal target domain-containing protein, translated as MTSRIIKSQWLLLYLILYGFIPSEAQIVRPIGTNLSSVQDWSTEYVFVDVFKQCRAWVPHEYGTGVPWSSTATIPLDSNGYPLEIPYNDGINPPLAVRTPIYGGPALNDLYPGGNYRLIAAGTGQIRLWGAATGTFTCPVDTLVMVDSSLGRIMLEIDTSISTDPVRNIRFIMPGFENSYASQPFNPKLLDFLNDFQTIRFMDWMETNNSPNVFWSDRNKPNYYSQTLDNGVAYEYIIQLCNLTQKDPWICIPHRANDQYITEMARLFRDALDPNLKIYIEYSNEVWNGVFAQRYYADSMGNALAYSGNPWEQSRKFYAKRTADVFRIFEHEFQGNSRLIKVIANQAANSWLTNYIIEQFNDSTYNPTQVQADVVAIAPYFAGRVANDIGNSGSINSVTVNDIIDSMELSLTLAYSWMDANKVVADTHNLELVAYEGGQHLRANSTYANDTAYVNKLTAANRHPRMQDLYCAYLDYWFDSTQAGIFCNYNSHGLYGRYGSWGVKEYMEDTLSPKYLGLQNCVFSYNIDTTVHLFSNKLPNQQQIKVYPIPSHNGLLQVEHQLERPTIRLYDAIGRPIHFKLTAKFQKAFTLNAFNYKGLAILTLYENDTFVHKKILFTN; from the coding sequence ATGACATCAAGAATTATTAAGAGCCAGTGGCTCCTACTTTACCTTATCCTATATGGGTTTATCCCATCCGAAGCACAAATCGTGCGCCCTATAGGAACGAACCTTTCAAGTGTTCAAGATTGGTCTACAGAATATGTATTCGTAGATGTTTTTAAACAATGCAGAGCATGGGTTCCTCACGAATATGGCACTGGAGTTCCATGGTCTAGCACAGCAACAATTCCTCTAGACTCCAATGGATACCCTTTAGAAATTCCCTATAACGACGGAATTAATCCTCCTTTAGCTGTTAGAACTCCTATCTATGGTGGGCCAGCATTAAATGATCTTTATCCAGGAGGGAATTATCGTCTTATTGCAGCTGGAACGGGACAAATTCGGCTCTGGGGCGCAGCAACAGGAACCTTCACTTGCCCTGTTGATACGCTAGTTATGGTCGATAGTAGTTTAGGGAGAATCATGTTAGAAATTGACACCTCCATCAGCACAGATCCTGTTCGAAATATTCGCTTTATTATGCCTGGATTTGAAAATAGTTACGCCAGCCAGCCTTTTAATCCCAAATTGTTAGACTTTCTAAACGATTTTCAGACCATACGATTTATGGATTGGATGGAAACCAATAATTCGCCCAATGTATTTTGGAGTGATCGGAATAAGCCGAATTATTATTCACAAACCTTAGACAATGGAGTTGCCTATGAATATATCATCCAGCTTTGTAATCTTACCCAAAAAGATCCGTGGATTTGCATTCCACACAGAGCAAACGATCAATACATTACTGAAATGGCAAGGTTATTCCGAGATGCGCTAGATCCCAACCTAAAAATTTACATTGAGTATAGCAACGAAGTATGGAATGGTGTTTTCGCCCAACGTTATTATGCCGATAGCATGGGAAATGCACTGGCTTATTCTGGAAATCCATGGGAACAGTCACGGAAGTTTTATGCCAAACGGACAGCAGATGTCTTTCGTATTTTTGAGCATGAATTTCAAGGAAACAGTCGCTTAATCAAAGTTATTGCTAATCAAGCGGCTAATAGTTGGTTGACCAACTATATCATTGAGCAGTTCAATGATTCTACCTACAACCCCACTCAAGTACAAGCAGATGTGGTTGCTATCGCTCCTTATTTTGCTGGCAGGGTAGCCAATGACATTGGTAATTCAGGCTCGATTAATTCGGTTACGGTCAACGACATCATCGATTCTATGGAGCTGTCCTTAACGCTAGCTTACAGTTGGATGGATGCCAATAAAGTGGTAGCCGACACACATAATTTAGAATTGGTAGCCTATGAAGGGGGGCAGCATTTACGAGCGAACTCGACTTACGCTAACGATACTGCTTATGTCAATAAATTAACCGCAGCCAATCGACACCCTCGCATGCAAGACCTTTATTGTGCCTATCTTGACTATTGGTTTGATAGCACACAGGCAGGAATTTTTTGTAATTATAATTCTCATGGGCTCTATGGGAGGTATGGAAGCTGGGGCGTCAAGGAATATATGGAAGATACTTTATCCCCCAAATATTTAGGGTTACAAAACTGTGTGTTCAGTTATAATATAGATACAACTGTACATCTTTTTTCGAACAAACTCCCCAACCAACAACAGATTAAGGTCTATCCTATTCCATCCCATAATGGGCTTCTTCAGGTTGAACATCAGCTAGAGCGTCCTACAATTCGTCTTTATGACGCCATAGGGCGACCAATCCATTTTAAGCTTACCGCTAAGTTCCAAAAAGCATTTACCCTTAATGCCTTTAATTATAAAGGGCTTGCTATTCTTACACTCTATGAAAACGATACTTTTGTTCATAAAAAAATACTATTCACGAATTAG